From a region of the Leptospira kmetyi serovar Malaysia str. Bejo-Iso9 genome:
- the plsX gene encoding phosphate acyltransferase PlsX, which produces MMWVAVDVMSGDYGPEKIIEGAVNAVNQDGANVVLVGKEEEIGEILLKFEYDTAKVRIQHASEIIDMNDSPSIAVRTLQDSSVVQATQLVADKTCVGMFSPGNTGATMASALLYLGRIPGVLRPPIAAPIPQENGPPMLLVDAGANVDCKPDYLAQFAVMGEIYSKLIFNISNPKVGILSNGEEDKKGNTVSLKAFEMIKKLPIHFVGNVEGRDLYGSGKDVDVVVCDGFIGNIVLKATEGLSKSIFNVLRESIKQSSLAQTGALLLKPTFAAIKKRLDYAEYGGALLLGVDGICLIGHGSSNALAVQSAIRVVNVCAGHQINDRIAADLKKYNI; this is translated from the coding sequence ATGATGTGGGTCGCCGTCGATGTAATGAGCGGCGATTACGGGCCGGAAAAGATCATTGAAGGCGCCGTAAATGCCGTAAACCAGGATGGGGCTAATGTCGTCCTGGTCGGCAAAGAAGAAGAAATCGGGGAGATCCTCCTCAAATTCGAATACGACACAGCTAAAGTAAGAATCCAGCACGCATCGGAGATCATCGACATGAACGATTCTCCGTCGATCGCCGTGCGCACACTTCAAGACTCTTCCGTTGTTCAAGCCACACAACTCGTAGCGGATAAGACCTGCGTGGGAATGTTTTCTCCCGGAAACACGGGCGCAACCATGGCATCCGCGCTTTTGTATCTGGGAAGAATTCCCGGAGTTCTTCGTCCTCCGATCGCCGCGCCGATTCCCCAGGAAAACGGACCTCCTATGCTTCTTGTGGACGCGGGTGCCAACGTGGATTGCAAACCGGATTATCTGGCGCAGTTCGCGGTGATGGGGGAAATTTATTCCAAACTCATATTCAATATTTCTAATCCGAAAGTCGGAATTCTTTCCAACGGGGAAGAGGACAAAAAAGGAAACACGGTTTCTTTGAAGGCCTTCGAGATGATCAAAAAACTTCCGATCCACTTCGTAGGAAATGTGGAAGGGCGGGACTTATACGGAAGCGGAAAGGACGTGGACGTAGTCGTCTGCGACGGTTTTATCGGGAATATCGTTTTAAAGGCGACCGAAGGTCTTTCCAAATCCATCTTTAACGTTTTGCGGGAAAGCATCAAACAATCTAGTCTTGCGCAAACGGGTGCTCTCTTACTCAAGCCGACGTTTGCCGCGATCAAAAAACGTCTCGATTACGCGGAATACGGCGGGGCCTTGTTGCTCGGCGTGGACGGAATCTGTCTGATCGGACACGGATCGTCTAACGCGCTCGCGGTGCAAAGCGCGATCCGAGTCGTGAACGTCTGCGCCGGGCATCAGATCAACGATCGAATCGCGGCCGATCTGAAGAAATACAATATCTAA
- the rpmF gene encoding 50S ribosomal protein L32 has protein sequence MAVPKRRKSKSKVRTKRAHHAIGKPNLVPCPNCNSYRLPHRICPTCGFYKTGIVLEPKVKKPKEEN, from the coding sequence ATGGCAGTTCCCAAAAGACGCAAATCGAAATCAAAAGTAAGGACAAAACGGGCTCATCATGCCATCGGGAAACCGAATTTGGTTCCTTGTCCTAATTGTAATTCTTACAGACTTCCTCATAGAATCTGCCCAACCTGCGGATTTTACAAAACAGGAATCGTTTTAGAGCCGAAAGTTAAGAAGCCTAAAGAAGAAAATTAA
- the hisG gene encoding ATP phosphoribosyltransferase, with protein MLTLALPKGRLAEESIDLMISKGWLSSKPDPNSKELIYNDPKGRIRILLVRSQDVATYVEQCAADAGISGWDVLKEGGYDLATPLDLKIGKCRLSLAAPEGYTLEARHRKIRVATKYPNLAREFFFHKGLSCEIFKLYGSIELAPLVGLSDCIVDLVSTGGTLKANGLKELDIILESSARLVFNRSSLYGKRKEAVEFMDSLSKI; from the coding sequence ATGCTTACACTGGCTTTGCCCAAAGGAAGACTTGCTGAGGAGAGCATCGATCTGATGATCTCCAAGGGTTGGCTTTCTTCCAAACCCGATCCAAATTCCAAAGAACTGATCTACAACGATCCTAAGGGAAGAATTCGGATTCTTCTCGTGCGCTCCCAAGACGTTGCGACTTACGTGGAACAATGCGCTGCGGACGCGGGAATCAGCGGTTGGGACGTATTGAAAGAAGGCGGCTACGATCTCGCGACCCCGTTGGATCTAAAGATCGGAAAGTGCAGGCTTTCCTTGGCGGCGCCGGAAGGTTATACGTTGGAAGCGCGTCATCGTAAGATCCGAGTCGCGACCAAATATCCGAACTTGGCGCGGGAATTCTTTTTTCACAAAGGATTGTCCTGTGAGATTTTCAAACTCTACGGAAGTATCGAATTGGCTCCGCTCGTCGGACTTTCGGATTGTATCGTGGATCTGGTTTCCACCGGCGGAACGCTTAAGGCCAACGGACTCAAAGAGTTGGACATAATTTTAGAATCTTCGGCAAGGCTCGTTTTCAACCGTTCTTCCCTGTACGGAAAAAGAAAGGAAGCCGTGGAGTTTATGGATTCTCTTTCCAAAATATGA
- a CDS encoding 30S ribosomal protein S1, whose protein sequence is MTNKEEKSTFAEVFKQWEQSIHEEPELRKDQVVEGKIVSVDNDYVYVAIEGLKQEGRIPRGDFDETPERGHYVSAIVKRKESQDSGCILSKKEADQRKGWEIVKEAFKNSYQVTGRLVNEIKGKGYIVNVEGVDLFLPASQLSYKFKEGETFKNKELEFKIIELNDRTRSGVVSRKKLLDEVNEEKWDALLLKLKVGDKVKSVVSKIASFGVFCEVDGVTGLLRQRDISYKKYAPFKQYFQIGQEVELVVLELDKENNKLALGLKQLYEDPWVWAERSLEKEMVIRGTVTSLTKFGAFVELKEGLEGLIHTSELAWSKKPPQPKDILKKGQEVEALVLDIDFKNRRLSLGLKQLQPNPWDQLSPEIRRGNVLEGVITGITKYGAFVEVENGIEGLIHISDITWDEKASNPTSQLKKGDTVKYMILDVNLDAQRISCGLKQLLENPYEIFRNEHPIGTIVEGKIKSIKEFGIFVEVAPGIEGLVHISEVPNGRETNIAEIYKPDEIVKTAVIKIDVKNKKISLSIKDFDKALEREEMSKYLKTSDAPSRESLGSFLNTSLR, encoded by the coding sequence ATGACAAACAAGGAAGAGAAGTCCACTTTTGCAGAAGTATTCAAACAGTGGGAACAATCAATACACGAAGAACCGGAACTCCGGAAAGATCAAGTCGTTGAAGGAAAGATCGTTTCCGTCGACAACGACTACGTTTATGTGGCAATCGAAGGGCTCAAACAAGAAGGCCGTATCCCAAGAGGAGATTTCGACGAAACTCCGGAACGCGGCCATTATGTCTCCGCAATCGTAAAAAGAAAAGAATCCCAAGACTCGGGATGTATTCTCTCCAAAAAAGAAGCCGACCAAAGAAAAGGTTGGGAAATCGTTAAGGAAGCTTTTAAAAACAGCTATCAAGTAACGGGTCGTTTAGTAAACGAAATCAAAGGCAAAGGTTACATCGTAAACGTAGAAGGAGTGGATCTCTTTTTACCGGCTTCTCAACTCAGCTATAAATTCAAAGAAGGCGAAACCTTCAAAAACAAGGAACTTGAGTTTAAGATCATCGAACTCAACGACCGCACCCGTTCCGGCGTGGTTTCTAGAAAGAAACTTTTGGACGAAGTGAACGAGGAAAAATGGGACGCTCTTCTTCTCAAACTCAAAGTGGGCGACAAGGTTAAATCCGTAGTCAGCAAGATCGCTTCCTTCGGAGTTTTCTGCGAAGTGGACGGAGTCACCGGACTTCTTCGTCAAAGAGATATCTCTTACAAAAAATACGCTCCTTTTAAACAATATTTCCAAATCGGTCAAGAAGTGGAACTCGTGGTTCTCGAACTCGATAAGGAAAACAACAAACTCGCGTTAGGTTTAAAACAACTCTACGAAGATCCTTGGGTTTGGGCGGAACGTTCTTTGGAAAAAGAAATGGTCATCCGCGGAACCGTAACTTCTCTTACGAAGTTCGGAGCGTTTGTGGAATTGAAAGAAGGTTTGGAAGGTTTGATTCATACTTCCGAATTGGCTTGGTCTAAAAAACCCCCACAACCGAAAGACATATTAAAAAAAGGTCAAGAAGTGGAAGCTCTGGTTTTGGACATCGATTTCAAAAACAGAAGACTTTCTCTCGGACTCAAACAACTCCAACCGAATCCTTGGGATCAGTTAAGCCCTGAAATCCGCAGAGGAAACGTTTTGGAAGGTGTGATCACCGGAATTACTAAATACGGCGCGTTCGTGGAAGTTGAAAACGGAATCGAAGGTTTGATTCATATCAGCGACATCACTTGGGACGAGAAAGCGAGCAATCCTACTTCTCAACTCAAAAAAGGCGACACCGTTAAATACATGATCCTCGACGTAAACTTGGACGCGCAGAGAATTTCCTGCGGTCTGAAACAACTTCTCGAGAATCCGTATGAAATTTTCCGCAACGAACATCCGATCGGAACCATCGTGGAAGGAAAGATCAAGTCCATCAAAGAATTCGGTATCTTTGTGGAAGTGGCTCCCGGAATCGAAGGTCTGGTTCATATCTCCGAAGTTCCGAACGGAAGAGAAACGAACATCGCGGAAATTTACAAACCGGACGAGATCGTGAAAACCGCAGTCATCAAGATTGATGTGAAGAATAAGAAGATCTCTTTATCCATCAAGGATTTCGACAAGGCTCTCGAAAGAGAGGAAATGTCCAAGTATCTCAAGACTTCGGACGCTCCTTCTCGTGAAAGTTTGGGAAGTTTCTTAAACACTTCTCTCAGATAA
- the cmk gene encoding (d)CMP kinase: protein MNENVIALDGPAGSGKSTVARQIAEKIGFNYLDTGAFYRALTLFLFRRYQKATNAGEFSDWVKTPEAERSISEAHILCEFSAGNENKILLNGEDVSLAIRTSEITREIKHIANRRIYRDFVNKELHSLAKLYKLIMDGRDIGTEVFPDAKFKFYLTASSKVRAERRFLQLKEQGIEVDRNEIESEIILRDKSDMEREIAPLYQAKDAFLIDTDILSKNSVISKILEILDR from the coding sequence ATGAATGAGAATGTGATCGCGCTCGACGGACCCGCCGGTTCCGGCAAAAGCACCGTAGCGAGACAAATCGCCGAAAAGATCGGATTCAATTATTTGGACACGGGGGCGTTTTACCGCGCGTTGACCTTGTTTTTATTCCGGAGATATCAAAAGGCGACTAACGCGGGAGAATTCTCCGATTGGGTCAAAACCCCCGAGGCGGAAAGGTCGATTTCCGAGGCGCATATCCTCTGCGAATTTTCGGCCGGAAACGAAAACAAAATTCTACTGAACGGGGAAGACGTTTCTCTCGCGATCCGAACTTCGGAAATTACGAGAGAGATCAAACATATCGCCAACCGAAGAATTTATCGCGACTTCGTGAACAAGGAACTCCATTCTCTCGCGAAACTTTACAAATTGATTATGGACGGACGCGATATCGGAACCGAAGTTTTTCCGGACGCGAAATTCAAATTCTATTTAACCGCGTCTTCCAAAGTGCGCGCGGAAAGAAGATTTTTACAACTGAAGGAGCAGGGGATCGAAGTCGACCGGAACGAGATCGAAAGTGAAATCATTCTTCGGGATAAATCGGATATGGAAAGGGAAATCGCGCCTCTTTATCAGGCAAAGGACGCATTCCTAATTGACACTGATATCCTCTCCAAAAATAGTGTAATTAGCAAGATCCTTGAGATTCTGGATCGATGA
- the aroA gene encoding 3-phosphoshikimate 1-carboxyvinyltransferase, with the protein MIPRNTKLKSREITVPGDKSLSHRSVLFAALSTGRSKVTGFLEAEDPLNTMSAFTKLGLDAKKIAPGEYEFKSPGKDALVSPKVELDFGNAGTGIRLSAGLICGLPGVNATLTGDDSLKKRPMGRIIKPLTAMGADIRGLGEKETAPLQISGKKLNGFRYESPIASAQIKSCLMLAAIASSTELEYSENILSRDHTENMFRFLGNKIEQISPLRFKIKPPYVLNGGEFKVPGDISSAAFFLVLGVLAKEGNLLIQNIGLNPARTGILTALELMGAKIEILNRRIECGEPVGDLKTFPSTLRKSNIPESLIPSIIDEIPILSVAGLFAEGGFEIRHAEELRAKESDRIHTMVSNFRALGIEVEEYPDGYALDGTSRKSEEVWAELSQGKKIPILSYMDHRIAMSFLILKALSGFKLEIDETSWIETSFPGFETLLQGCIYE; encoded by the coding sequence ATGATTCCAAGAAACACTAAACTCAAGTCCAGGGAAATCACGGTCCCCGGAGACAAATCCCTTTCCCATCGTTCCGTTTTGTTCGCGGCCCTTTCGACGGGCCGATCCAAGGTGACCGGATTTCTCGAAGCGGAAGATCCTTTGAACACGATGTCCGCATTCACCAAACTCGGGTTAGACGCAAAAAAAATCGCACCCGGTGAATACGAATTCAAAAGTCCGGGAAAGGACGCGCTCGTTTCGCCGAAGGTGGAACTCGATTTCGGAAACGCCGGAACGGGAATCCGATTGTCGGCGGGGCTGATCTGCGGCTTGCCCGGAGTGAACGCGACTTTGACCGGAGACGATTCTCTGAAAAAACGTCCCATGGGAAGAATCATCAAACCTCTTACGGCCATGGGCGCGGACATACGCGGGCTCGGAGAAAAAGAAACGGCCCCTCTTCAAATTTCGGGTAAGAAGTTAAACGGCTTTCGTTACGAAAGTCCGATCGCGAGCGCGCAGATCAAATCCTGTTTGATGCTCGCGGCCATCGCGTCCTCAACGGAATTGGAATATTCGGAAAACATACTTTCCCGCGATCATACGGAAAATATGTTTCGTTTTTTGGGAAATAAGATCGAACAGATTTCTCCCCTTCGCTTTAAGATCAAACCTCCGTATGTTTTGAACGGAGGAGAATTCAAAGTGCCGGGCGATATTTCCTCCGCCGCGTTTTTTTTGGTGCTCGGAGTTTTGGCCAAAGAAGGGAATCTTCTGATCCAGAACATCGGACTCAATCCGGCGAGAACGGGGATTTTGACCGCGCTGGAACTGATGGGCGCCAAGATCGAAATTCTCAATCGAAGAATCGAATGCGGAGAACCGGTCGGCGATCTTAAAACGTTTCCATCCACATTAAGAAAATCGAATATTCCGGAATCCTTAATTCCTTCGATCATCGACGAGATTCCGATCCTTTCCGTGGCCGGGCTTTTTGCGGAAGGCGGTTTCGAAATCCGTCACGCGGAAGAACTTCGCGCCAAGGAATCGGATCGGATTCATACGATGGTTTCGAACTTTCGCGCGCTCGGAATCGAAGTGGAAGAATATCCGGACGGTTACGCGTTAGACGGAACCTCAAGAAAATCAGAGGAAGTATGGGCGGAACTTTCCCAGGGAAAGAAAATCCCCATTCTTTCCTACATGGATCACAGGATCGCGATGAGCTTTTTGATCCTCAAGGCGCTTTCCGGTTTTAAACTCGAAATCGACGAAACTTCCTGGATCGAAACTTCCTTCCCTGGATTCGAAACGTTGCTCCAAGGATGTATTTATGAATGA
- a CDS encoding prephenate dehydrogenase encodes MKTEYSNILIYGLGLMGASLSLALKKKGIGTRVTGVVSSSKSKTKGESLKSADEILTSEEFHSSKSWKDYNFIIFGVPVDLTVKLISELPLDYEGVITDLGSTKKEIIHAVEARFPGAHNYVSSHPMCGSEESGLEFANASLYEGRLCILTCPKNARPEVGKNLDAFWKKIGMETIEIPADKHDSILSYLSHSPHILSSIMADWAANQKIVKQYTDLSPIPLNGGGFRDMTRIAGSNPKMWSAIFASNQEEIYNSLLDYRERLDIILEKLNPKNTLNHKEWEGFMETSRRSRDYILKNQDDSKKH; translated from the coding sequence GTGAAAACAGAATATTCTAATATTCTCATATACGGTCTCGGGTTGATGGGCGCCTCCTTGTCGCTTGCGCTCAAAAAAAAAGGAATCGGGACGCGCGTAACCGGAGTCGTCAGTTCTTCCAAAAGCAAAACCAAGGGAGAATCTCTCAAGTCCGCGGACGAAATTCTTACCTCGGAGGAATTTCATTCTTCCAAGAGTTGGAAAGATTACAATTTTATCATATTCGGAGTTCCGGTGGATCTCACCGTAAAGCTGATTTCCGAACTTCCCTTGGATTACGAGGGAGTGATCACCGATCTCGGTTCGACGAAAAAAGAAATCATTCACGCGGTCGAGGCTCGTTTTCCGGGCGCGCACAATTATGTTTCTTCGCATCCTATGTGCGGTTCCGAGGAATCAGGGTTAGAGTTCGCGAACGCGTCCCTGTATGAGGGAAGGCTTTGTATTCTGACCTGTCCGAAAAACGCAAGACCGGAAGTAGGGAAGAATTTGGACGCTTTCTGGAAAAAGATCGGAATGGAAACGATCGAAATTCCCGCGGATAAACACGATTCGATTCTTTCGTATCTATCACATTCTCCTCATATACTTTCCTCGATCATGGCGGACTGGGCGGCCAATCAAAAGATCGTAAAACAATACACGGATCTCTCTCCGATTCCATTGAACGGGGGAGGCTTTCGGGATATGACTCGGATCGCAGGTTCCAATCCGAAGATGTGGTCCGCGATCTTCGCGTCCAATCAGGAAGAGATCTACAACTCCCTTCTGGATTACAGGGAACGTCTCGATATTATATTAGAAAAATTGAATCCAAAGAACACTCTGAATCATAAAGAATGGGAGGGTTTTATGGAAACCTCCCGAAGATCCAGGGATTATATTTTGAAGAACCAGGATGATTCCAAGAAACACTAA
- the pheA gene encoding prephenate dehydratase, which translates to MSDLDQQLKTYRDQIDSLDQEIVKAIQARTEFVAKIGEIKRERNEPVFRPDREKEVYEKIKSLSGGPLPDKVLIAIYREIMSGSISVEKGLEIGYLGPAGSFSNQAVRTRFGASIQALEFNSIPDVFRAVETDKIDYGVVPVENSSEGLVNSTLDQFLVSDLLIYSEHYLRISISLLGFEHDLSKIKTLYGIKIANSQCKNWLAANLPHVEIVETSSTAKAAQIVAEKKEGCAAIASSIAAEIYGLSLIRESIEDLADNTTRFLIIGKNQCPPTGNDKTSVVFSCPDKPGALYRVLKPFFDHQLNLTKIESRPTRRNSWEYNFFIDFNGHQKDESIQKVLSSLKENTIFLRVLGSYPMSPQSL; encoded by the coding sequence ATGAGTGACTTGGATCAACAACTAAAAACATACCGGGATCAGATCGATTCTCTGGATCAGGAAATCGTAAAGGCGATCCAAGCCCGTACCGAATTCGTCGCGAAGATCGGAGAAATCAAACGGGAAAGAAACGAACCCGTATTCCGTCCCGATCGCGAAAAAGAAGTTTATGAAAAGATAAAGTCTCTCAGCGGAGGACCTCTTCCCGACAAGGTTCTCATCGCGATCTATCGCGAAATCATGTCCGGTTCCATCTCCGTCGAAAAAGGATTGGAAATCGGTTATCTCGGACCCGCGGGTTCTTTTTCCAACCAAGCGGTTCGTACCCGTTTCGGCGCTTCCATCCAAGCCTTGGAATTCAATTCCATTCCCGACGTGTTTCGCGCGGTGGAAACCGATAAGATCGATTACGGAGTCGTTCCCGTCGAGAACTCAAGCGAAGGTCTTGTCAATTCCACGCTCGATCAGTTTTTGGTTTCCGATCTTCTCATCTACTCCGAACATTACTTAAGAATCAGCATCAGCCTTCTGGGATTCGAACACGATCTTTCCAAAATCAAAACCTTATACGGAATCAAGATCGCGAACTCCCAGTGTAAGAATTGGTTGGCCGCCAATCTTCCGCACGTGGAGATCGTGGAAACTTCTTCCACGGCAAAGGCCGCTCAGATCGTAGCGGAAAAAAAAGAAGGATGTGCGGCGATCGCGTCTTCCATCGCGGCCGAAATTTACGGACTCAGTTTAATCCGAGAATCGATCGAAGACCTCGCGGACAACACGACCCGCTTTTTGATCATCGGAAAAAATCAATGCCCTCCCACGGGGAACGATAAAACCTCCGTCGTGTTCTCTTGTCCCGATAAACCGGGAGCCTTGTATCGGGTATTAAAACCATTCTTCGATCATCAACTGAATCTTACCAAGATAGAATCCAGACCCACGAGAAGAAATTCCTGGGAATACAACTTCTTTATCGACTTCAACGGTCATCAAAAGGACGAATCCATCCAAAAGGTTCTTTCCAGTCTGAAAGAAAACACGATCTTTTTAAGAGTCCTCGGTTCCTATCCGATGTCTCCTCAAAGCCTGTGA
- the scpB gene encoding SMC-Scp complex subunit ScpB, with amino-acid sequence MERDRTKLKGLIEALLFVSGEPLKLASIAKSAEMEKTEAREILDELVLDYSEKNGGFLLKEIGGAYQFVTNEGYSEILGNIFKEKRREQLSKSSLDTLAIIAYKQPITLPEIDEIRGVSSRAMVTSLISKKLIKPIGNKEVPGRPALYGTTKEFLIHFGLNKLSDLPAPVEVKELKFENLDDLLEHE; translated from the coding sequence GTGGAACGGGACAGGACAAAACTCAAGGGATTGATCGAAGCATTACTATTCGTTTCCGGCGAACCTCTGAAATTGGCGAGCATCGCCAAATCCGCCGAGATGGAAAAGACGGAAGCTCGAGAAATTCTGGACGAACTCGTCTTAGACTACTCCGAAAAAAACGGGGGTTTTCTGCTGAAGGAAATCGGCGGGGCCTATCAGTTCGTGACCAACGAAGGATATTCCGAAATTCTCGGGAACATCTTCAAGGAAAAAAGAAGGGAACAACTTTCCAAGTCGAGCCTCGACACTCTTGCCATCATCGCATACAAACAACCCATCACCTTACCGGAGATAGACGAGATCCGAGGCGTTTCTTCCAGGGCAATGGTGACTTCTCTGATTTCAAAAAAACTGATCAAACCGATCGGAAACAAGGAAGTTCCCGGAAGACCCGCGCTTTACGGGACCACGAAAGAATTCTTGATTCATTTTGGTTTGAATAAACTATCGGATCTTCCGGCTCCCGTGGAAGTAAAAGAGCTAAAATTCGAAAACCTGGACGATTTACTCGAACATGAGTGA
- a CDS encoding segregation and condensation protein A, with amino-acid sequence MENEESGKSFVVQWNNSEGGLTEGPLSVLWSLIESYKVDIFDVSLSRITRDFLSFLRISETLSLELSAEYALMAANLIYLKSKALLPDPGFEEEDYEPPLPPELVEKLLEHKKFQLTAKRLSDIDQTQAGVFRRESNVTLEEEDNWLDVSLLDLISAFNEILESKVDDAEIPALLTTPHRFTVEEKMEKILSSLREKKEVSFPELFEKEVPEKAEIVATFLALLELSKQRILRAKQHKLFGEIRLFLIEEQWNGTGQNSRD; translated from the coding sequence ATGGAGAATGAAGAATCCGGTAAGTCCTTTGTAGTTCAATGGAACAATTCAGAGGGAGGTTTGACGGAAGGACCTCTGTCAGTCCTCTGGAGTTTGATTGAAAGTTATAAAGTGGACATCTTTGATGTTTCTCTCTCTCGCATCACCCGCGATTTTTTAAGCTTCCTTCGGATTTCTGAGACCCTTTCCTTAGAACTCAGCGCCGAGTACGCCTTGATGGCGGCCAATCTTATCTATCTCAAATCCAAGGCCTTGTTGCCGGATCCGGGTTTTGAAGAAGAAGACTACGAGCCGCCCCTTCCTCCCGAACTTGTAGAAAAACTTTTAGAACATAAAAAATTCCAGCTTACCGCTAAGCGACTTTCGGATATCGATCAAACCCAAGCCGGAGTTTTCAGAAGAGAATCCAACGTTACCTTAGAGGAAGAAGACAACTGGCTCGACGTTTCTCTTCTCGATTTGATTTCCGCATTCAACGAAATTCTCGAATCCAAAGTCGACGACGCGGAAATTCCCGCCTTACTCACCACACCTCACCGATTCACGGTGGAAGAGAAAATGGAAAAAATTCTTTCTTCCCTCCGAGAAAAAAAGGAAGTTTCTTTTCCGGAATTATTCGAGAAGGAAGTTCCTGAAAAGGCAGAAATCGTTGCCACTTTTCTGGCATTGCTGGAACTAAGTAAGCAGAGGATTCTCCGGGCTAAACAGCACAAACTTTTCGGGGAAATCCGTTTATTTCTGATCGAGGAACAGTGGAACGGGACAGGACAAAACTCAAGGGATTGA
- a CDS encoding response regulator yields the protein MARILVVDDAKFMRTMVKDALTQTGHEIVGEAENGNIAVEQYKSLKPDLVTMDITMREKDGIEAAQEIFKLDAKARIIMVTALGQEDLLAKAIKMGVKDFVVKPFSPERLQQAADKALNS from the coding sequence ATGGCCAGAATTCTCGTTGTGGATGATGCCAAATTCATGAGAACCATGGTGAAAGACGCGCTTACGCAAACCGGTCATGAGATCGTAGGCGAGGCCGAAAACGGGAATATTGCAGTGGAGCAATATAAGTCTTTGAAACCGGACTTAGTTACGATGGATATTACCATGCGTGAAAAAGACGGAATCGAAGCGGCTCAGGAAATATTCAAGTTGGACGCTAAAGCGAGAATTATCATGGTTACCGCTCTTGGTCAGGAAGACCTTTTGGCAAAAGCGATCAAGATGGGAGTCAAAGACTTCGTCGTAAAACCGTTTTCTCCGGAAAGACTCCAGCAGGCGGCGGATAAAGCTCTGAACTCATAA
- a CDS encoding protein-glutamate methylesterase/protein-glutamine glutaminase has protein sequence MVPSPVRAVIVDDSLLVRNIISDQIQKDSKILVVATGKTGVDCIELAQKLNPDVIILDVEMPVMDGLTALHELQKKKLGIPVIMLSVLTQNGAEATFKALEYGAIDFVPKPSSAFQFDPEEIGNILKAKILAYFESRIRIPSNVALKKVPVPTVPAGGAHAKKSPVQAICIGTSTGGPRALQEVFSRVPADISLPILVVQHMPAGFTKAFATRLNDHSKIKVKEAEDGEPIEPNTGYVAPGDAHLSIQSRAGRKWIALNREAPVNGHRPSIEVLLNSAIEEYKSGIVGVIMTGMGKDGSAAMVKVREAGGSTIAQDEQTSVIYGMNRQAVEMGGVEYIEPVTDIINRIQIILKERGI, from the coding sequence ATGGTTCCAAGTCCGGTTCGCGCCGTCATTGTCGATGATTCTCTTTTAGTCAGAAATATCATCTCCGATCAGATTCAAAAGGATTCTAAAATTCTCGTAGTCGCCACGGGTAAAACCGGAGTCGATTGTATCGAGCTCGCTCAAAAACTGAATCCGGACGTCATCATTCTCGACGTGGAAATGCCCGTGATGGACGGTTTGACCGCGCTTCACGAACTTCAAAAAAAGAAGTTGGGAATTCCGGTCATCATGCTTTCCGTTCTGACTCAGAACGGAGCCGAAGCGACTTTCAAAGCGTTGGAATACGGAGCCATCGACTTCGTTCCCAAACCTTCGAGCGCGTTTCAATTCGATCCCGAAGAAATCGGAAACATTCTCAAGGCGAAAATTCTCGCGTACTTCGAAAGCCGCATTCGGATTCCCTCCAATGTCGCATTAAAAAAAGTTCCCGTTCCTACGGTTCCGGCCGGAGGGGCGCACGCAAAAAAATCTCCCGTGCAAGCGATCTGCATCGGCACTTCCACCGGCGGACCTCGGGCCTTGCAGGAAGTTTTTTCGAGAGTTCCCGCGGACATTTCTCTGCCGATTCTAGTCGTGCAACATATGCCCGCCGGTTTTACGAAGGCGTTTGCGACGAGACTCAACGATCATTCTAAAATTAAAGTTAAGGAAGCGGAGGACGGCGAGCCGATAGAACCAAATACGGGCTACGTTGCTCCGGGAGACGCGCATCTTTCCATTCAATCTCGAGCCGGGAGGAAATGGATTGCCCTGAACAGGGAAGCTCCCGTAAATGGACACAGACCTTCCATTGAAGTTCTCCTAAACAGCGCGATCGAAGAATACAAAAGCGGGATTGTCGGCGTAATCATGACCGGCATGGGAAAGGACGGCTCGGCGGCCATGGTAAAAGTCAGGGAAGCCGGGGGTTCTACGATCGCGCAGGACGAACAAACTTCCGTAATTTATGGAATGAACCGTCAGGCTGTTGAAATGGGAGGCGTCGAATATATCGAGCCTGTTACTGATATCATCAATAGGATCCAAATCATTTTGAAAGAGAGAGGAATTTAA